In a genomic window of Chrysemys picta bellii isolate R12L10 chromosome 1, ASM1138683v2, whole genome shotgun sequence:
- the LOC135972545 gene encoding olfactory receptor 52E4-like: MQETLLCLRVGHFLSYAMSDSNTTDFTNPSTFILLGIPGLEAAHIWISIPFCAMYFIAVLGNFTILFIVKREPSLQGPMFYFLCMLAITDLVMSTSTVPKMLCIFWFNSREISFSACLTQMYFVLSFSGMESGILVAMAFDRYVAICNPLRYSTTLTNSVVAKIGLAVLLRSGILTLPYPFLARQWPYCRTNIIPHFYCGHIAVVKLACADISISSYYGLFDLLSVIGMDVFFITVSYTLILRAIFRLPTKDARLKTFGTCISHLCAISALYIPDFFSSLIQRFGHNVPRHFLILITSVYQLVPPMLNPIIYGVRTKQIRDRLLQLLTHKGT, encoded by the coding sequence atgcaggagacactCTTATGTCTCAGAGTTGGACACTTTCTCTCCTACGCCATGTCAGATTCTaacacaaccgacttcaccaacccctccaccttcatcctactTGGCATTCCTGGCCTAGAGGCAGCCCATATCTGGATCTCCATTCCCTTTTGTGCTATGTACTTCATAGccgtcttggggaacttcaccatcctgttcattgtGAAGAGGGAGCCAAGCCTCCAGGGACCCATgttctatttcctctgcatgctggccatcactGACCTGGTCATGTCCACATCCACTGTACCCAAAATGCTGTGCATCTTCTGGTTTAATTCGAGGGAGAtcagtttcagtgcctgcctcactcaGATGTACTTCGTACTCTCCTTCTCAGGGATGGAGTCTGGAATccttgtggccatggcttttgatcgctatgtggccatctgcaaTCCTCTGAGATATTCCACCACTCTGACAAACTCTGTTGTGGCCAAGATAGGCCTAGCTGTGCTGCTCCGAAGTGGCATACTCACATTACCCTATCCCTTCCTGGCGAGGcaatggccatattgcagaaccaacatcatcccccacttTTATTGTGGGCATatagctgtggtgaagctggcctgtgctgacatcagcatcagtagttactatggcctGTTTGATCTTCTCTCTGTGATCGGaatggatgtgttttttatcaCCGTGTCCTATACTCTGATCCTCCGGGCCATCTtccgcctccccacaaaggatgcccggctcaaaacttttgggacctgcatctCTCATCTTTGTGCCATCTCAGCTTTGTACATCCCAGATTTTTTCTCCTCTCTCATTCAGCGGTTTGGCCACAATGTGCCACGACATTTCCTTATTCTCATTACCAGTGTGTACCAACTggtgccccccatgctaaaccccatcatttaCGGGGTgcggaccaaacagatccgggacaggctgctccagctccttACTCATAAAGGGACCTAA